The following proteins come from a genomic window of Rutidosis leptorrhynchoides isolate AG116_Rl617_1_P2 chromosome 10, CSIRO_AGI_Rlap_v1, whole genome shotgun sequence:
- the LOC139870710 gene encoding uncharacterized protein, with translation MQMNELTELRDQAYETSYIYKERTKLTQDAKLIPTKFALGDTVLLFNSRFKKFTGKFRSRWSGPVKVIHAFSHGAIELEGPTGNFKVNGYPLKAYLEDQSREEHLFSLDPF, from the coding sequence atgcagatgaatgaactcacGGAATTAAGAGATCAAGCATACGAGacatcatatatctacaaggaacgaacaaagctGACACAGGATGCAAAACTTATACCAACAAAGTTCGCTCTTGGAGATACAGTTCTACTCTTCAATTCTCGATTTAAGAAATTCACTGGTAAATTCAGATCACGATGGAGTGGACCAGTCAAAGTAATACATGCTTTTTCGCATGGAGCCATAGAATTAGAAGGACCTACCGGAAATTTCAAAGTCAATGGCTACCCATTGAAAGCTTATTTAGAAGACCAAAGCAGGGAGGAACATCTCTTCTCCCTTGATCCATTTTGA